TTTCCATCTTTCAGATTTGTTATGATTGACGTCTCATCTTTGCATCACAATTTTCTTGTTTTCTCACTCTTTAGTAAACTATCTTATCCTTACGTTTTTGGTGTTTCAAGGTCATGCTTTTAGCTTACAAGAGGATATAAGATATGCATATTTGTAATACACATGCACTCTTTTCCCTTCTTAATATCTGAACTGATTCAGTGCATCAAGGGTGGGTACTCAACATTTCATAGGTTCACAGTAAACAGGATCTAGTTGGCCAATttccctttttctcttttctcacAAATAACTCTTACGGCCTATATTGCCTTATACTTTTCCTTCAAAATAGTTTATATTATATTTTACTTGAATTtacttttaccttgtttatctaTTTGGGCAAATATTTTATTACATGTTTGGTTACTCAACTAGTTTTATATAACACAAAGATCCTTAAACTCTGTTCTTTTAGGATGGACCAGCATATGTCCGAGTTTTCCTGAATATCCTGTGGAGCATCTCCAAGGAAGAGACTGTTGAATACGTGCTTGCCCTCATTGATGAAATGCTTGCGAGTATGCCACTATTTATCAGCCTTTTTTTTCTTTCAGATGAAAACTATTCACTTCCATCATTAAACCATTAGATCATCACTTATTTATATGATACATTGGTGATACCTTTGTTTTCAGCAAATCCTAAACGTGCAGCACTGTTTTACGATCAATCTCTGTCTGGTGAAGATATTTATGAGCCTTTCTTAAGTTAAGTGTACTATGTTTGTTTAATTCTTTTATTTTTTGTCTTATTAATTTAAGGAATCTGCTCATTTCGTTATTCAACAAATAGATTGACATATATTGCCCCTTCCGCATTCTGATGACAAGACTTTATAATTAGAATACTCACCTTCTGTAGCTGATAGCCTGTTTTGTTTAGGAAATACCCTCACACTAGAAAGAGTTCATCCACACGATGCTAGGCCTGATTTACCTTGTTCTCTGACCACCATCTTTAGCTAACAAAATTATAGTTTTCAGGTTGTTATGGAAAGGCAACTGGTTTGTACAAGAAAAAAGTTGTAAGATATTGACTGCTATAATCAGGTAAGTTTGGCTAATTTTCAAATGCTCATCATGTAAAATGATTTGTAGGTCTTACTTTACTTTGACTATAGTGCACGACCAAAGCTTCGGAATGGCACACTTCCAAATGGAGATGCTTCGAATTCGAAGAGCAAGCTTACTTCAACACATGATGTATTGAGAGGTTTGGTCAATTGGCTCTGTTCACAGGTTCGAAATGTGAATGTCTTTTTAGTTGATTATCACTTTTTATTTGTTATGTGCTATGAAACTACTGTTCATGCATTCTAAATTTTTATTGTGATGTGTTTTGCAGCTGAGGAATCCTACACACCCGAGCTGCTCTATTCCTACTTCCATCCATTGCCTCTCCACTTCGCTAAGAGAACCATATGTTAGGACATTATTTGTTCAAGCTGATGGCATCAAGCTGCTCATTCCATTAATTTCCCCAGCTGCCACACAACAGTCAATTCAGGTGATTGCTTGGCCCTAAGCATCTAGAATGGAAATACCTTGGAGAAGAGTTGTCTCATTAGGTGATTAGATCTTAGTAGTTCGATTGTTGACAACAGGCATAAACTGTTTCATCTTTCAACCCTGGAACTAACTTCCACAGCTGTGTTCCTTTTTGTTATTTCTTGTGCAGCTCCTTTATGAAACTTGCCTCTGCATCTGGCTTTTATCATTTTATGATGCTGCAGTTGATTATTTGTCCACCACAAGAGTTATGCCAAGACTTGTTGAGGTTGTCAAGGGATCTACTAAAGAGAAGGTAATGTTCTAAATTTGCATAACATATTATGTCACTGTAATTATGTCAGAAATGTTAATATTATGCATTAAATTGAAGGTGGTCAGAGTTGCTGTGTTGTCTTTCTGTAATTTGCTGGCAAAGGGTGCATTTGCTGCCCAGATGATCGATCTTGGATTGCCGCAAATAGTACAAAACTTGAAAGCTCAAGCATGGACTGATGAGGTGAGGAACTTTCCAAACCGTTGGATTTTTAAATAGTCCACAAGAAAATATGCATTGAATGTAGGAATCTTTATGTCTGAGTCACTGTAGGGGTTCTATTTGATGAAGCACCTGAATCGGATTGAACCGACTGTGTCTGTTTGAAGGTGGTAAGACAGCCTCAGACATTATATTAAGAAATCTTCTCACGCAGATCGAAAAAGCCCCGAACCCCTTCCTCACCATACACAGTGGCActgtagcccatgtgagaacaaCATGTGCTCTGGCGTATGACAAACGAGGGGATTTTTTACCCCTAGCCTGAAATTTGCTCTAACTGAGAGTTAAACTCAGGATCTAAGGGGTAAGGGTGGTAATAGATCgcgatccaaatgtttcttcataATTTGTTTGAGCCCTTAACTAAGTAACTAACTTTagttcaaaattgaatagaaataTAGCCCGGTCGTAATCCGATCCGAACCTTAGATTTTATAGTGTAAAGAGCTTTACCACCCGTCCACCCCTACTAAGGGGTGCTATTTAAACCATCTAACCAACTTAGTTAGAGGCCCTTTCACTGTGTGAGAACTGAGACGGTGGCAGTTGGGTGGGAATCGGTGGTGCTGGC
This portion of the Zea mays cultivar B73 chromosome 2, Zm-B73-REFERENCE-NAM-5.0, whole genome shotgun sequence genome encodes:
- the LOC103647744 gene encoding probable V-type proton ATPase subunit H; translated protein: MDRAELTTEQVLKRDIPWEHYMSTKLISGTCLQLLRRYDHKPESQRAPLLEEDGPAYVRVFLNILWSISKEETVEYVLALIDEMLATNPKRAALFYDQSLSGEDIYEPFLRLLWKGNWFVQEKSCKILTAIISARPKLRNGTLPNGDASNSKSKLTSTHDVLRGLVNWLCSQLRNPTHPSCSIPTSIHCLSTSLREPYVRTLFVQADGIKLLIPLISPAATQQSIQLLYETCLCIWLLSFYDAAVDYLSTTRVMPRLVEVVKGSTKEKVVRVAVLSFCNLLAKGAFAAQMIDLGLPQIVQNLKAQAWTDEDLLDALNQLEVGLKENLKKLSSFDKYKQQVLLGHLDWSPMHKDPSFWRENINNFEENDFQILRVLMTIIDTSSDTTALAVACYDLSQFLQYHPSGRIVVADLKAKDRVMKLMNHENTEVQKNALLCVQRLFLGAKYASFLRA